The following coding sequences lie in one Arthrobacter sp. SLBN-122 genomic window:
- a CDS encoding NAD(P)/FAD-dependent oxidoreductase, translating into MATTPQLQDRPRVLVVGGGYVGLYVALKLQKKIANAGGIVTVVDPLPYMTYQPFLPEVAGGNIEARHAVVSHRQHLKQTELIQGRVTSIDHENRTAVVAPADGGENFEIPYFDVVLAAGAITRTFPIKGLADKGIGLKTIEEAVALRNKLLERIEVASTMTDPAARARALTFVVVGGGFAGIECITEMEDLARAAVRNNPRIKQEEVRFVLVEAMGRIMPEVTAKQADWVVEHLRSRGIEVLLNTSLDSAEGTLKLINLPDKTPAQEFEADTLVWTAGVQANPMVRSTDFPLEPRGRVRVLPDLRIAGDEGIVENAWAAGDIAAVPDLTGKGLPDGTCVPNAQHALRQAKRLAKNLWASRWDKPLADYKHKNLGAVAGFGEWKGVANINLLGRIGLKGGLAWLAHRGYHGMAMPTFERKFRVILNWIIGFFAGRDTTQLMDLDNPRGAFVSAATPAPKPAAAPAAAPAAGSGSTATAAPKETVAANAK; encoded by the coding sequence ATGGCAACCACCCCACAGCTCCAGGACCGTCCCAGGGTACTCGTCGTCGGCGGCGGGTACGTCGGCCTGTACGTAGCACTGAAACTGCAGAAGAAGATCGCGAATGCCGGCGGCATCGTCACCGTCGTTGATCCCCTGCCCTACATGACTTACCAGCCCTTCCTCCCCGAGGTGGCCGGCGGCAATATTGAAGCCCGCCACGCGGTGGTTTCCCACCGCCAGCACCTCAAGCAGACGGAACTGATCCAGGGCCGCGTCACCTCAATCGACCACGAGAACCGCACGGCTGTGGTGGCACCCGCCGATGGCGGCGAAAACTTTGAAATCCCGTACTTCGACGTCGTGCTTGCAGCCGGCGCCATCACCCGCACGTTCCCCATCAAGGGCCTGGCGGACAAGGGCATCGGCCTGAAGACCATCGAGGAAGCCGTTGCGCTGCGCAACAAGCTGCTGGAGCGCATCGAGGTTGCCTCCACCATGACGGACCCTGCCGCACGCGCCCGGGCCCTCACCTTCGTGGTGGTCGGCGGCGGCTTTGCCGGCATCGAATGCATCACCGAAATGGAAGACCTCGCCCGCGCAGCCGTGCGCAACAACCCGCGCATCAAGCAGGAGGAAGTCCGCTTCGTCCTGGTCGAAGCCATGGGCCGCATCATGCCGGAGGTCACCGCCAAGCAGGCTGACTGGGTGGTTGAGCACCTCCGCAGCCGCGGCATCGAGGTCCTCCTGAACACCTCGCTGGACAGCGCCGAAGGCACCCTGAAGCTCATCAATCTGCCGGACAAGACCCCCGCCCAGGAATTCGAAGCCGACACCCTGGTTTGGACTGCAGGCGTGCAGGCCAACCCGATGGTCCGCTCCACCGACTTCCCGCTCGAGCCCCGCGGCCGCGTCCGCGTCCTGCCGGACCTGCGCATCGCCGGTGACGAAGGCATCGTGGAGAATGCGTGGGCCGCCGGCGATATCGCCGCTGTCCCGGACCTCACCGGCAAGGGCCTGCCGGACGGCACTTGCGTACCCAACGCCCAGCACGCCCTGCGCCAGGCCAAGCGCCTCGCCAAGAACCTGTGGGCCTCCCGTTGGGACAAGCCGCTGGCGGACTACAAGCACAAGAACCTGGGTGCTGTTGCCGGCTTCGGTGAGTGGAAGGGTGTTGCCAACATCAACCTCCTGGGCCGCATCGGCCTCAAGGGCGGACTGGCGTGGCTGGCCCACCGCGGTTACCACGGCATGGCCATGCCCACGTTCGAGCGCAAGTTCCGCGTCATCCTGAACTGGATCATCGGCTTCTTCGCCGGCCGCGACACCACCCAGCTGATGGACCTGGACAACCCCCGCGGCGCTTTCGTCTCGGCAGCAACCCCCGCCCCGAAGCCCGCGGCTGCACCGGCAGCCGCTCCGGCGGCCGGATCCGGTTCAACCGCCACTGCTGCTCCCAAGGAAACGGTGGCGGCGAACGCCAAGTAG
- a CDS encoding HamA C-terminal domain-containing protein — protein MPPTVLSTVVEEFDHAIPLLGVCAGHEDAQWRFRALSNDLIEWAMDWILPHEELANISRANAFRLMGKALGRIYKTKDTELRGEIGELLLHIILRKFLNSQRAISRIYFKDAANDTVKGFDAAHIVEIPGDGSDGGLELWLGESKFFKNSSQAIGAVLDELEDHLETQYLRSEFAAISDKIESGWQHADKVKALLRQEISLDEVFERVVIPVFITFDSEVTGRHKRSNQAYRDEITAQMKREWEAFQRRFGKRTMPREVKIHLILLPMATKKDLLDAFDERLKAWQLASMP, from the coding sequence ATGCCTCCCACCGTTTTGAGCACGGTGGTGGAGGAATTCGACCATGCCATCCCCTTGCTCGGAGTTTGTGCAGGCCATGAGGATGCACAGTGGCGTTTTCGAGCGCTGTCCAACGATCTCATCGAGTGGGCGATGGACTGGATTCTTCCCCATGAGGAACTAGCCAACATCTCGCGTGCGAATGCCTTCAGACTCATGGGAAAGGCTCTCGGCCGAATTTACAAAACCAAGGACACTGAACTCCGGGGCGAAATTGGCGAACTGCTCCTGCACATCATCCTCAGGAAGTTCCTGAACTCACAGCGGGCCATCAGTCGTATCTATTTCAAGGACGCGGCCAACGATACGGTCAAGGGTTTCGATGCTGCCCATATCGTGGAAATTCCTGGCGATGGCTCTGATGGTGGACTGGAACTCTGGCTAGGAGAGTCCAAGTTTTTCAAGAACAGTTCCCAAGCCATTGGTGCGGTGCTGGATGAGTTGGAAGACCATCTGGAAACGCAGTACCTCCGCTCAGAGTTCGCCGCCATCTCGGACAAGATTGAATCCGGCTGGCAGCACGCGGACAAGGTGAAGGCTCTGCTAAGGCAGGAAATCTCCCTTGATGAGGTGTTCGAGCGGGTGGTCATCCCTGTATTCATCACCTTCGACAGTGAGGTGACTGGCCGGCACAAACGCAGTAACCAAGCCTACCGAGATGAAATCACAGCCCAGATGAAGCGGGAGTGGGAAGCATTCCAACGGAGGTTTGGGAAGCGGACCATGCCCAGGGAGGTCAAGATTCACCTGATTCTCCTGCCCATGGCAACCAAAAAAGATCTGCTGGATGCGTTTGATGAGAGGCTCAAGGCGTGGCAACTAGCATCGATGCCATAA